A region from the Pseudonocardia petroleophila genome encodes:
- a CDS encoding carbohydrate ABC transporter permease, with amino-acid sequence MTATLERPPVTPVPPATSRKRLRRNDSAGPLSYVLLGVTAFVFLVPFYYMIVAASRPMAEMNRTPPPLTPGPDLWSNIVKAIDSQDIGLALVNSTIVSGVITVSTVLLCTLAGFAFAKLRFRGRATLFAVALGTMMIPPSLGVVPLYALMANLGLAGELSSVILPSLVAAFGVFFMRQYLVQTLPDELLDAAKVDGATSLRTFVSIVLPIARPGMAVLAMLTFMTAWNDFFWPVITLNSSNPTVQVALNNLGSGYVPDTSVIMAGTLVGTLPVIVVFLLLGRQIVGGIIAGAVKG; translated from the coding sequence GTGACCGCGACCCTGGAACGACCGCCCGTCACGCCGGTGCCGCCGGCGACGTCGCGCAAGCGGCTGCGCCGCAACGACTCCGCGGGTCCGCTGAGCTACGTCCTGCTCGGGGTCACCGCGTTCGTCTTCCTCGTCCCCTTCTACTACATGATCGTCGCGGCCAGCCGGCCGATGGCGGAGATGAACCGGACGCCGCCGCCGCTGACGCCGGGCCCGGACCTGTGGTCCAACATCGTCAAGGCGATCGACTCGCAGGACATCGGCCTCGCGCTGGTGAACTCCACGATCGTCTCCGGCGTGATCACGGTCAGCACGGTGCTGCTGTGCACCCTGGCCGGCTTCGCGTTCGCCAAGCTGCGCTTCCGCGGCCGCGCGACGCTGTTCGCGGTGGCGCTGGGCACGATGATGATCCCGCCGAGCCTCGGCGTCGTCCCGCTCTACGCGCTGATGGCGAACCTCGGGCTGGCCGGCGAGCTCAGCTCGGTGATCCTGCCGTCGCTGGTGGCGGCGTTCGGGGTGTTCTTCATGCGTCAGTACCTCGTGCAGACGCTGCCCGACGAGCTGCTCGACGCGGCGAAGGTCGACGGGGCCACCTCCCTGCGGACGTTCGTCTCGATCGTGCTGCCGATCGCCCGCCCGGGCATGGCGGTGCTCGCGATGCTCACGTTCATGACGGCCTGGAACGACTTCTTCTGGCCGGTCATCACGCTCAACTCGTCCAACCCCACCGTCCAGGTGGCCCTCAACAACCTCGGCAGCGGGTACGTCCCGGACACCTCGGTGATCATGGCGGGCACCCTCGTCGGGACGCTGCCGGTGATCGTGGTCTTCCTGCTGCTGGGCCGTCAGATCGTCGGCGGCATCATCGCCGGCGCCGTGAAGGGATGA